The following coding sequences are from one Leptolyngbya sp. NIES-3755 window:
- a CDS encoding dolichyl-phosphate-mannose synthase (similar to AA sequence:cyanobase_aa:LBDG_04040) — protein sequence MIVPPSLLPPPSGALRIPYGSELERVTKPVYFSLVVPTYNEGRNVEQVVRVLSSLLDHALPDDYELIIVDDNSPDRTWEVAQQMTVEYPNLRVMRRQDERGLSTAVIRGWQAARGEVLGVIDGDLQHPPEVLLKLLQAVKNGADLAVASRHVEGGGTSDWGFIRRFLSRGAQLLGLVILPTVVGRVSDPMSGYFMVRRNAIADCLMSPLGYKILLEVLGRGRVDRVTEVGYVFQERQEGESKVTWKQYIEYLMHLGKLRSRGRISRLREKFQLGRFLRFGLVGLSGVFVDMLVLYLLSDPTMLAWNLTRSKIIASELAIVNNFLWNDLWTFGDISRSQRGNRTRFKRFLKFNLICLMGLILNVLILNLLYNAFGINRYVANLIAIVLVTFWNFWINLKLSWRVTDVRRK from the coding sequence ATGATTGTCCCTCCTTCCCTGCTTCCGCCCCCCTCTGGTGCATTAAGAATTCCATACGGTTCCGAGCTTGAGAGAGTCACTAAGCCTGTTTACTTCTCGCTCGTGGTTCCGACTTACAACGAGGGGCGAAATGTCGAACAGGTGGTGCGCGTTTTATCCAGCCTGCTCGATCATGCGCTACCAGACGATTATGAGTTGATTATTGTCGATGATAATAGTCCCGATCGTACTTGGGAAGTCGCGCAGCAGATGACGGTAGAGTATCCGAATTTGCGGGTAATGCGGCGACAGGATGAACGGGGACTGTCAACGGCTGTGATCCGAGGATGGCAAGCCGCTCGTGGCGAAGTTTTAGGAGTGATTGACGGAGACTTACAGCACCCGCCAGAAGTTTTGCTTAAACTCCTTCAAGCAGTGAAGAATGGTGCAGATTTAGCAGTCGCGAGTCGTCACGTTGAGGGCGGCGGTACAAGCGATTGGGGATTTATTCGTCGATTTCTGTCCCGTGGAGCGCAATTGCTCGGACTCGTGATCTTACCGACCGTGGTGGGGCGCGTCTCTGATCCGATGAGTGGCTACTTTATGGTGAGACGAAACGCGATCGCGGATTGTCTCATGAGTCCGCTGGGCTACAAGATTCTGCTCGAAGTGCTGGGTCGGGGTCGCGTCGATCGAGTGACTGAAGTGGGCTATGTCTTCCAAGAGCGTCAAGAAGGCGAAAGTAAAGTCACTTGGAAGCAGTACATTGAATACTTGATGCACCTTGGAAAACTGCGATCGCGGGGACGAATCAGCCGACTGCGAGAAAAATTCCAGTTGGGACGCTTCTTACGATTCGGTTTGGTCGGACTCAGTGGCGTATTCGTGGATATGCTCGTACTGTACCTCTTGAGCGATCCCACAATGCTCGCTTGGAATTTGACTCGGAGTAAAATCATCGCGTCGGAATTAGCGATCGTCAATAATTTCCTCTGGAATGACCTTTGGACGTTTGGTGACATTTCCCGCAGTCAACGGGGCAATCGTACTCGATTCAAGCGGTTTCTCAAGTTCAATCTCATTTGCTTGATGGGTTTGATTCTGAACGTCTTGATCTTGAATCTGCTGTACAACGCCTTCGGAATCAATCGCTATGTCGCGAATCTGATTGCGATCGTGCTGGTCACGTTCTGGAACTTCTGGATCAATCTCAAACTGAGTTGGCGTGTGACCGACGTGCGACGGAAATAA
- a CDS encoding histidinol dehydrogenase (similar to AA sequence:cyanobase_aa:Cyan7425_5103): protein MLRIITQWAEARSELRRICDRTHDDQVVHKEATVREVLQAVKRQGDRALLAYTLEFDQQELTPEELKVSARELEDAYHQVSGELLSAIRLARQQIEAFHRQRVPKSWVHFGDDEVVLGKRYTPVDRAGLYVPGGKACYPSTVLMNAVPAIVAQVPRVVMVTPPGKDKAINPAVLVAAQEAGVTEIYRVGGAQAVGALAYGTETIPKVDVITGPGNIYVTLAKKLVYGTVGIDSLAGPSEVLVIADHTAHPTHVAADMLAQAEHDAMAASILITTDPILARKVVDEVEQQLIDHPRRILTEKAIAHYGIVIVVESLEAAAELSNEFAPEHLELEVADPWELLQNIRHAGAIFLGDSTPEAVGDYLAGPNHTLPTSGSARYASPLGVETFLKHSSLIQYSPIALQKVASAVDTLATAEGLHSHANSVRVRMNDLEGES from the coding sequence ATGCTGCGAATTATCACTCAGTGGGCTGAGGCAAGATCTGAACTGCGACGAATTTGCGATCGCACTCATGACGATCAAGTTGTTCATAAAGAAGCGACAGTCCGGGAGGTACTGCAAGCTGTTAAACGACAAGGCGATCGAGCGTTATTGGCGTACACGCTAGAGTTTGATCAACAAGAATTAACGCCTGAAGAATTAAAAGTGAGTGCGCGTGAACTTGAAGATGCGTACCACCAAGTTTCTGGCGAACTCCTTTCCGCAATTCGTCTAGCGCGTCAGCAGATTGAGGCATTTCACCGTCAGCGTGTCCCAAAGAGTTGGGTACATTTTGGCGATGATGAGGTCGTGCTGGGAAAACGGTATACGCCTGTCGATCGTGCGGGTTTGTACGTTCCAGGTGGAAAAGCTTGCTATCCGAGTACAGTTCTGATGAATGCGGTTCCTGCGATCGTGGCTCAAGTGCCAAGAGTCGTGATGGTGACACCGCCCGGAAAAGATAAAGCGATTAATCCGGCGGTTCTGGTTGCGGCTCAAGAAGCAGGCGTGACTGAGATTTATCGGGTTGGAGGAGCGCAAGCGGTTGGCGCATTGGCTTATGGAACTGAAACGATTCCGAAAGTCGATGTGATCACGGGACCTGGCAATATTTATGTCACGTTGGCGAAAAAACTTGTGTATGGAACGGTTGGAATTGATTCGCTGGCGGGACCTTCAGAAGTTTTAGTGATCGCGGATCATACGGCACATCCGACTCATGTGGCGGCGGATATGCTGGCTCAAGCGGAACATGATGCGATGGCGGCTTCGATTCTGATCACAACCGATCCAATTTTGGCGCGGAAAGTCGTGGACGAGGTTGAACAACAGTTGATTGATCATCCGCGTCGGATTTTGACCGAGAAAGCGATCGCACATTACGGCATTGTGATCGTCGTTGAATCTTTAGAAGCAGCAGCAGAACTTTCCAATGAATTCGCTCCCGAACACTTAGAACTCGAAGTGGCTGATCCGTGGGAATTGCTGCAAAACATTCGACACGCAGGCGCGATCTTCTTAGGTGATTCGACTCCTGAAGCGGTGGGGGATTATCTTGCGGGACCGAATCACACGCTTCCAACTTCTGGATCGGCTCGATATGCTTCACCGCTTGGAGTCGAGACGTTCTTGAAGCACTCTAGCTTGATTCAATATTCGCCGATCGCACTTCAGAAAGTCGCGAGTGCCGTTGACACCCTTGCGACCGCAGAAGGGCTACATTCACACGCCAATTCTGTGCGAGTTCGGATGAACGATTTAGAAGGCGAGTCGTAG
- a CDS encoding 30S ribosomal protein S20 (similar to AA sequence:cyanobase_aa:LBDG_00350), translating into MGQRCYSILSDYFSVHSRSFPELTVANIKSAKKRVEVAERNRLRNKSYKSAIKTLMKKYFTAVDQLAANPSDDAKKAVDDAMSAAYSKIDKAVKRGVLHRNTGARRKARLSRALKKQTAAAS; encoded by the coding sequence ATGGGTCAACGATGTTATAGTATTTTATCTGACTATTTTTCTGTCCATTCTAGAAGCTTTCCAGAACTCACCGTGGCAAATATCAAATCTGCTAAGAAACGTGTCGAAGTCGCAGAGCGCAATCGCCTGCGGAATAAATCCTACAAGTCGGCAATTAAAACGCTGATGAAGAAATACTTTACGGCTGTGGATCAACTTGCGGCAAATCCGTCAGATGATGCGAAAAAGGCAGTTGATGACGCAATGTCCGCTGCTTACAGCAAAATCGATAAAGCTGTGAAACGGGGCGTTCTTCATCGCAATACTGGCGCTCGTCGTAAAGCTCGTCTCAGTCGTGCCCTGAAGAAGCAAACCGCAGCAGCTTCCTAA
- a CDS encoding Sec-independent protein translocase TatD (similar to AA sequence:cyanobase_aa:LBDG_00360) produces the protein MQLIDTHVHINFDAFEPDLDAIAARWREAGVVRLVHSCVEPSEFDEIRALADRFPELFFAVGLHPLDVKEKWSDRSVSEILTLAQSDPRVVAIGEMGLDFFKAENREQQIEAFRAQLAIAKQLDLPVIIHCRDAAETMGQVLRQFCQEHGQVKGVMHCWGGTPEETRWFLDLGFYISFSGTVTFKNAKQIHESARIVPSDRILIETDCPFLAPVPKRGERRNEPSYVQYVARQVAALREIPLEQLAAQTTQNACQLFGLTVPELASV, from the coding sequence ATGCAACTGATCGATACTCACGTTCATATCAATTTCGACGCATTTGAGCCTGACTTGGATGCGATCGCTGCGCGTTGGCGTGAGGCAGGGGTGGTTCGTCTTGTTCACTCCTGTGTTGAGCCATCAGAATTCGATGAGATTCGAGCGTTAGCCGATCGATTTCCTGAACTCTTTTTTGCGGTGGGACTCCACCCGTTAGATGTTAAGGAAAAATGGTCGGATCGCTCAGTTTCGGAGATTCTGACTCTCGCGCAATCGGACCCACGAGTGGTTGCGATCGGGGAAATGGGCTTGGATTTTTTCAAAGCAGAGAATCGAGAACAGCAAATCGAAGCATTTCGGGCGCAGTTAGCGATCGCGAAACAATTAGATTTGCCTGTGATCATTCACTGTCGCGATGCCGCTGAAACAATGGGACAAGTGTTGAGGCAGTTTTGCCAGGAACACGGACAAGTCAAAGGCGTGATGCACTGCTGGGGCGGGACTCCTGAAGAAACTCGATGGTTTCTTGATTTAGGGTTTTACATCAGCTTTAGTGGAACGGTGACGTTTAAGAATGCGAAGCAAATTCACGAATCGGCGCGAATTGTGCCTAGCGATCGTATCTTGATCGAAACCGATTGCCCGTTTCTTGCTCCCGTTCCAAAGCGTGGTGAACGACGGAATGAGCCTTCATACGTTCAGTACGTGGCGCGTCAGGTGGCAGCTTTACGGGAAATTCCCCTAGAGCAATTGGCAGCCCAAACCACTCAAAACGCTTGTCAACTTTTCGGTCTAACGGTTCCTGAACTTGCGTCAGTGTGA